In one Lolium rigidum isolate FL_2022 chromosome 3, APGP_CSIRO_Lrig_0.1, whole genome shotgun sequence genomic region, the following are encoded:
- the LOC124697328 gene encoding aberrant root formation protein 4-like: MAGSMAATAAAAAADIADLSGNFSGGNARLQLRKQLDALSVAPNSAAAALAAASVSLILTSAAENMEQWYSEDESELHEAAMMLGEVLTFVTGPSCNQMAMDALSSELPNPVAKLGAICLDLSAAKAILERFAFNCSPRDNVLILCEALDRHSSVPVVNSASYFSILIDGIGKVLPLIQSHHAYNIKMALRVVIGCVKYSVSVLKEHNGRNAIGLFNAAFGFSNTVQEMCERMIDDEKEEVTTTLGLFALQNVALISQSKQEHSLSCGLLAIGYSQLAIQSGFSWKGLLSGDGIRSAIGKNNEGLGMSKSEFFSLAIEGAHLSVTWMNKHHNMLEILPALAQVNLAWTDKWRAIQMCKYVLRSRNYQWQIKSWSLEFLSLFDESSSEEASQDERLVSVHIAIVMIKEVEGMRTSVPDESVRTKAYAAIKKIIRMLPQCERFTLLHELIKDRTCPISTGYLLEMVKEDINTECKLVDELQDYEALPPCFQDCLDFLFMNLSRPYEDNPDSWGKVLDCLNLLRYLLIRGSRILPKPVVRRICLELIGSLRYHLAARLSGNDDCTIHEELVWLVVWVVVDRCMTLAEDLVAAPVDG; the protein is encoded by the exons ATGGCGGGCTCCATggctgccaccgccgccgccgccgccgccgacatcgCCGACCTCTCTGGCAATTTCTCCGGCGGAAATGCTCGGCTTCAACTGCGGAAGCAATTGGATGCCTTATCTGTG GCGCCCAATTCCGCTGCAGCAGCCCTGGCCGCCGCTTCCGTATCTCTTATCCTCACTTCCGCTGCCGAAAACATGGAACAATGGTATTCGGAAGATGAGTCCGAGTTACATGAGGCAGCGATGATGCTTGGAGAGGTACTCACGTTCGTCACAGGTCCATCCTGCAACCAG ATGGCCATGGACGCACTGTCTTCAGAGCTCCCGAATCCTGTGGCCAAGCTCGGTGCTATCTGTCTGGATTTAAGTGCTGCCAAGGCTATACTTGAGAGGTTTGCATTCAATTGCAGCCCAAGAGATAACGTCCTGATACTCTGCGAG GCACTGGATAGACACAGTTCAGTACCAGTGGTGAATAGTGCTTCCTACTTCAGCATACTGATAGATGGGATTGGAAAGG TGCTTCCTTTGATTCAGAGTCATCATGCATATAATATAAAGATGGCACTGAGAGTTGTCATTGGATGTGTGAAATATAGCGTATCTGTATTGAAGGAGCATAATGGAAGAAATGCTATTGGTTTATTCAATGCAGCCTTTGGATTCAGCAATACTGTTCAAGAAATGTGTGAAAGAATG ATTGATGATGAAAAGGAAGAAGTAACTACAACACTTGGTTTGTTTGCACTTCAAAACGTT GCTTTAATTTCACAAAGTAAACAAGAGCATTCATTGTCATGTGGTCTGCTTGCTATTGGTTATTCACAATTGGCAATACAGTCTGGATTTTCATGGAAGGGCCTTCTATCTGGCGATGGTATTAGATCAGCTATTGGAAAGAATAATGAAG GTTTGGGTATGAGCAAATCAGAGTTCTTTTCTCTGGCTATAGAAGGTGCACATCTTTCAG TTACTTGGATGAACAAGCATCACAATATGCTTGAGATTCTACCAGCTCTTGCGCAAGTCAATTTAGCATGGACTGATAAGTGGAGGGCAATTCAGATGTGCAAGTATGTACTCCGCTCGAGGAATTACCAGTGGCAGATCAAATCCTGGAGCTTAGAGTTTCTTTCACTTTTCGATGAAAGTTCTAGTGAGGAAGCAAGTCAGGATGAACGTTTAGTATCAGTTCATATTGCGATTGTGATGATAAAG GAAGTCGAGGGTATGAGGACATCTGTCCCAGATGAATCAGTGCGTACAAAAGCTTATGCTGCTATAAAGAAG ATCATTCGAATGTTGCCTCAGTGTGAAAGATTCACATTGCTACATGAGCTTATAAAGGACAGGACGTGCCCAATTTCG ACAGGGTATCTTCTGGAAATGGTGAAAGAGGATATTAATACAGAGTGTAAGTTGGTCGATGAATTGCAAGATTACGAGGCATTACCACCTTGTTttcaggactgccttgattttctGTTTATGAATTTGAGCCGTCCTTATGAAGATAATCCTGATTCCTGGGGAAAG GTGTTGGACTGTCTCAATTTGCTCAGATATCTCCTGATTAGAG GATCAAGAATATTACCAAAGCCTGTAGTGAGAAGAATTTGTCTTGAGTTGATAGGCTCACTAAGATATCACCTTGCTGCAAGGCTAAGCGGCAATGATGATTGCACGATTCACGAGGAACTTGTTTGGCTGGTTGTTTGGGTGGTTGTTGACAGGTGTATGACACTGGCGGAAGATCTGGTCGCCGCACCCGTGGATGGGTGA